TCTCCAGGGCCGAGACGGCACATTACCGCCGCGTGCTTGCCGCCTGCCACGAGCACGGCATCGTGCCCGTAGTGACCTACAACCACTTCACGCTGCCGCTCTGGTTGCAGCGGCGTGGCGGTTTCGCGGCCGACGATTTTCCGCAGCTCTTTCAGCGCTTCTGCGCCCACGTCACGCGGACTCTGGGTGATCTCATCGGCTGGGCGGTCACGATCAACGAACCGGAGGGAGCCGGTGATGCCGGGTACGTCCTCGGCATCCACCCGCCCGGCAGGGTGGGCGACCGCGAGCTCGCTCACCGCGTCGCGGACAACGTGCTGACCGCCCACCGCTTGGGAGTCAAGGCCATTCACGACCACGGTTCGATGCCGGCGGGAGTCTCACTCGCCCTTCAGGACATGCAGTACGAAGACGGCGCGACACCCGGCAAAACCGAGTGGGAGCTCAACGCACTGATCAGCGAACGGTACATCGAAGCCGCCCAAGAGGATGACTTCGTCGGGCTGCAGACCTACACGCGCATCCGGTTCGGCCCCGAAGGGGAACGCGGACCGGGCCTGCACCCCGAGAACAAGAACGGCCTTGTGGAAACCGACGACACGACGCAAGTCGGCTGGGAGTTCTACCCCGAAGCTCTCGACGGGACGATCCGGCGGGTTCACCGAGTCAGCGGCGGCAAGCCGATCCTGCTCACCGAGAACGGCGTCGCCACCACCCACGATCCGAAACGGGTGGCTTTCATGGACCGGGCGCTGCGCGCCGTGCACACGTGCCTGGCAGACGGTATCGACGTGCGCGGCTACCTCCACTGGTCACTCCTCGACAACTACGAGTGGTCAGGCGGATTCGAGCCGACCTTCGGTCTCGTCGCGGTCGACCGTCAGACCTTCGCTCGCCGGCCGAAGGAGAGCGCGTATTGGCTCGGAGACGTCGCACGTTCCCGATGCCTGCCGGCTGAGCCGGTGACGTGGCCCCCCGCGGCATAGGCGATCGGGCAGGTCGTCGGCGCGGCGGCCACGGCTGGTTCTGTCTGTGCGAAGTGGCCGCGTTTGTTCGTCGGAGCCGATCACACCCCGGTGGGGGAAGTCCGTGTCCGCGAGGAGTGATCGCACTTGCCCGTGGGCCTAGCGCGGCCTCCGGATCAGCCGCTTCGGCCAGTCGAACTTCAGCACGGACTGAGAGTCCAATGTGGACCATTGCTCGCCAAGAGCACCCAATGTATCGGTGGCGCGGGCGATGTCTGCGGATGTCCACGGGAACGGATCCTGGTTGACCACCCCCCACGCCTCGCGCACTGCCGATTGCGGAACCGGTCGGCGATGCTCCACCGGCTTGGTGCAGCACTCCGGCCAGCACCTCCGCCGGTCCTAGGCCAGTCCCAGCTCCCGCTCGGTGACCGCATGCGCAAGGTCGTGCGGCACCCGCCACTTTCGCGAGTACGACGGCAGTCACACCAGCACCCCGTCGGGGCGGTGGACCCATACCTGCGACTCTCCCCGCGGCGCGCGGCGGAACTCGATCAGCACCTCGTGAGCATCCCCACCGGCACGTCTGCTCACAAGCCGATTCCCGCACGCCCTCCCAGTGCGGTCGGTTCAGGCGAACATCGGAGTCCGCACGCCAGCCCGCCCGGCATCGAACGACATCGGGCGGGCTGAGCTGTCCCCAAGAACGCTTACTGCTGACGCCCCTGGCCGAACTGGAAGAAGGTCTGGGCGTTGTTGACAAGCAGGTCCAGGACGACGTCGCGGTCGAAGCCTTCGTCGAGCAGCCGGGGAGCGAACACCGCCGGGTCGAAGTCCATGCCGGTGACCGAGCCGTAGGCCTTCTGGTAGGACCGCTTGCCGGAGTCCGTGCCGAGCAGGAGTTGCTTGCCGTAACCGAGTTCGGTCAGACCCTTGACGATCATGACGCGGCTGCTATCGGGCAGGTACTTGATCCGGCTCGTGCCGTCCAGCTCGAGGTAGCAGCCGAGCTTGGTGATCTGCGAGAGGTACCAGACGTCATTGTTGCGCTGGACGTGGCCGATCGCGACCTTCGCCGGGTCGACACCGAGCTTGACGAACGCCTTGGCCTGCTCGAGCGCCGCGGTTCCCGCGGACGTGTGGGTGTTGATCGGACAGCCGGTCTCTTTCGCCGCAATGGCGACGGCCTCCAGGGTCTTGTGCTCCCACTCGGTGATCTTGCCGTAGGCGGAGGCGAACTTGATGACACCGGCCTTGTGCTTGGTGCGCTCGACGATCGGGCCCATGTAGTCGTGGGCATCGACCCCCTCGACGATGTCGGCGATCAGCAGGTCCGCGATCTGGTTGACGGAGTACTGGTTGACCCAGCTGGTACGCGTCTCGAGGTACACCTTTTCCTGGTGAAAGCCGGTCGCGACGACGATCTGCAGTCCGTCGACGCGGCTGTCGACCTCAGCGAGCTTCGTCACCGAGCGCCCGCACGCCGAGGGGCACATGTCGATGACCGTACCGCCGGCAACCCAATCCTGGCTGGCCTTGACGAAGTACGAGGCCTCTTCGACGGCCTTGTCGACGTCGTCGAGCAGATGGTCGGCGTCGAGGAAGACTTCTCCGGCACCGACCCGGATCAGGTGGTCATGGCAGTTGACCACGCCGAGACTGCTGGGATCGACGTCACCTTGGATGGTGCGGACGAAGGACATCGTTGCTCCTGGGAGTCTGCGGTAGTGGGAGAAGGCGGCAGATTCTCATGGCGAACCAACTGCCATCCGTACTCACATCCTCGCCCCCCGTGGACACCTGTCAATCAGCCGTGCACGAATGTTCAAGCTTGAGGGGAGCCCGGAATCAGGGCCGGCTACCGGACGGGCGTCATCCGCAGCATCCGCTCGGCCGCGCGGTCGTCGGTGATCAGCGTGTTGAAGTACCCGCCTCGAAGACCGGCGACGATCGCGGTCGCCTTGGACGCTCCCCCGGCGACAGCGATGACCTTCGGAATCCGCTTCATCGCGTCGAGGCCGATGCTGATCGTCCGGTCATTGAGGTTGGCCTGCACGCGGGCACCGGTCGCGGTGTAGAACTCGCCGCAGATGTGGCCGATGCCGCCGGCCTGCCTGGTCTTGACGATGTCCTTCTGCGTGATGAGACCCTCGAAGATGGGACTCTGGTTCGTCGGATCCAAGGTGCCGACGCCGACGACGGCCACATCGACGTTCGCGCCGACACGCAGCGTCTGCGCGATGTTGCGATCACGCATCAGCGTCTGCTTGATGACGGGGCTCTCGACCAGGATCGGCACGTGCAGGTACCGGCACGTGGCGTCATAGGCCGTGGCGAAAGCCCGGGCCACGTCCGGCCCGTCGATCGCCGGATTGTCGTGGCCGAGTGCGCCGATGATCTGAACGACGTTGATGTGGACCGCGAGTTCAGGCTGCAGGAAACGCGCAGTGGCGGCCAGCGACCGGCCGTTCGAAACACCCAGGGCCATACCATCGCGGAGAACTGACTGCAGGTAGTTCGCTGCGGCACGCCCGAGATGATCGGCCGTGTCCGGTTCCCCGGATGTCGACCTGACCACGCGCGCGTCTTCGAGTCGGAAACGTTCCTGGAGCGCGCGCTCCAGCGGAACCAACCGCGTCAGCGGTGGCCGGATCTCGATGTGCACGATCCCTTGCTTGCGCGCGGCGGCCAGCATCCGGGAGACGGTCGGCCGTGACTTCCCCAGAGCTTTGGCGATCTCGTCCTGGGACAGATCCTGCTCGTAGTACATCCGCGCAGCTGCCACCAAATTGTGGATCTGGTCCTCGATCGAGTCCGCAGTCATCCCCTCCTTGAGTCGGGCGACGGCCAGTGTATCGCGACCGTGAACAAAAGTGCAGGGGAAGTTGACGATTGTCCGCCCCCTGCTGACCCTAGGTCGGCGTCAAGCCCGCACCGACACCAAGGAGTGCGCCACAGTGACAGAAACACATACGAGGGCTGCTCGCCTCGGATCCCTTGAGGAGCAGCGGACGGCGGTCCGTCCGGGCCGCAAGGTCCAGGTCGCGCTCGACACGAAGAACATTTTCGACGCGCTCGCCGCGGCGCGCCAGGTCGGGCAGCACATCGACATCATCGAGATCGGCACCGTCCTCTGCCTTGCCGAGGGTATGCGTGCGGTCCGGGAGATGCGGGCCTGCTACCCGGATCACCTGCTGCTGGCCGACATCCGCGTCGCGGAAGCCGGCTCGATCCTCTCTCGCCTCGCGTTCGAGGCCGGCGCCGACCTCGTCTCCGTCGTCAGCGGTGCCGCTCCGGAGAGCTTTGCGGCCGTCGTGGACGTCGCCGCCGAGTTCGGCGGCGACGTCCAGGTCGAACTCTCGGACGGCTGGACCTGGGCCCTCGTCGAGAAATGCCGCGATCTCGGCATCCGCCATTTCATCCTGCACCGCAGCCGTGACGCCGAGGCGCGCGGCGAGCTCTCCTGGTCCGCCGACGACCTGGCGTCGATCTCCCGCATTCACGAACTCGGCGGCCGGGTCAGCGTTACCGGCGGCATGTCGGTGAGCGAGGTCCCCCACTTCGCCGCGTACCCCGTCGAGATATTCATCGCCGGGCGGGCTCTGTACGACTCCGCCGATCCGGCTGCGAGCGCGTGGGATTTCCGGGCCGCGGTCGCGAATCTCCCGTCACTGAAGTAATGGAAAGCGATCCGAAAATGCGCACCGCATTGGCCGACCGCCCGTTCGGCATCTACGAGAAGGCTCTCGCGCCGGGACCGTGGCTCGGCATGCTCGAGCAGGCACGCGATGCCGGTTTCCAGTTCGTCGAGATGTCACTGGACGAGTCCGCCGATCGTCTGGCCAGGCTGGCCTGGTCCGCGGAGACACGACGCCGGCTGGTCGCCGACATCCAGGAGACCGGCATCCCGATCTACTCCATCTGCCTCAGCGCACATCGACGCTTCGGCCTCGGCAGCGCGGACCCGCAGGTGCGGACCGAGGCGGCGCGGATCCTGCACGACGCCGTCGATCTCGCGGCCGATCTCGGTGTCCGCGTCATCCAGATCGCCGGCTACTT
This window of the Amycolatopsis balhimycina FH 1894 genome carries:
- a CDS encoding glycoside hydrolase family 1 protein, giving the protein MSDNPGAPAQGKRPLRFPDGFLIGASTAGHQTEGNNTNSDWWEFEHRPGSPVHEPSGDACDSYHRYPEDIGLVAGFGLNAYRFSVEWPRLEPAEGMFSRAETAHYRRVLAACHEHGIVPVVTYNHFTLPLWLQRRGGFAADDFPQLFQRFCAHVTRTLGDLIGWAVTINEPEGAGDAGYVLGIHPPGRVGDRELAHRVADNVLTAHRLGVKAIHDHGSMPAGVSLALQDMQYEDGATPGKTEWELNALISERYIEAAQEDDFVGLQTYTRIRFGPEGERGPGLHPENKNGLVETDDTTQVGWEFYPEALDGTIRRVHRVSGGKPILLTENGVATTHDPKRVAFMDRALRAVHTCLADGIDVRGYLHWSLLDNYEWSGGFEPTFGLVAVDRQTFARRPKESAYWLGDVARSRCLPAEPVTWPPAA
- a CDS encoding phosphotriesterase family protein — translated: MSFVRTIQGDVDPSSLGVVNCHDHLIRVGAGEVFLDADHLLDDVDKAVEEASYFVKASQDWVAGGTVIDMCPSACGRSVTKLAEVDSRVDGLQIVVATGFHQEKVYLETRTSWVNQYSVNQIADLLIADIVEGVDAHDYMGPIVERTKHKAGVIKFASAYGKITEWEHKTLEAVAIAAKETGCPINTHTSAGTAALEQAKAFVKLGVDPAKVAIGHVQRNNDVWYLSQITKLGCYLELDGTSRIKYLPDSSRVMIVKGLTELGYGKQLLLGTDSGKRSYQKAYGSVTGMDFDPAVFAPRLLDEGFDRDVVLDLLVNNAQTFFQFGQGRQQ
- a CDS encoding sugar-binding transcriptional regulator, whose protein sequence is MTADSIEDQIHNLVAAARMYYEQDLSQDEIAKALGKSRPTVSRMLAAARKQGIVHIEIRPPLTRLVPLERALQERFRLEDARVVRSTSGEPDTADHLGRAAANYLQSVLRDGMALGVSNGRSLAATARFLQPELAVHINVVQIIGALGHDNPAIDGPDVARAFATAYDATCRYLHVPILVESPVIKQTLMRDRNIAQTLRVGANVDVAVVGVGTLDPTNQSPIFEGLITQKDIVKTRQAGGIGHICGEFYTATGARVQANLNDRTISIGLDAMKRIPKVIAVAGGASKATAIVAGLRGGYFNTLITDDRAAERMLRMTPVR
- a CDS encoding orotidine 5'-phosphate decarboxylase / HUMPS family protein, which gives rise to MTIVRPLLTLGRRQARTDTKECATVTETHTRAARLGSLEEQRTAVRPGRKVQVALDTKNIFDALAAARQVGQHIDIIEIGTVLCLAEGMRAVREMRACYPDHLLLADIRVAEAGSILSRLAFEAGADLVSVVSGAAPESFAAVVDVAAEFGGDVQVELSDGWTWALVEKCRDLGIRHFILHRSRDAEARGELSWSADDLASISRIHELGGRVSVTGGMSVSEVPHFAAYPVEIFIAGRALYDSADPAASAWDFRAAVANLPSLK